The window CTCCTGGCTCTTTTTCGAAGCCCACCAGGTGTCGATTGAGATGTCCGGTTCGTGGGGCGACGAGTCATTTACCGAACCGGCAGAAATTCAGGAGCTAGCCGCATGGGACGGCTACCTTCAGTTGATTCCGATCATCGCCATCATTGCGGTCGCCTTCGTCTTCGTCAAAAACTACACGCAGACGGCATCGGCAGAGGAGGGGGCAAAGCAGGGCGCAATGATCGCAGCAGGCTACGCACTCGCAGCGCTCGTTATCGCCTACACCGGCACGTACTCGGAGTCGATGACCGACGACTTCGTCGGCACGGTTTCGATGTCCATCGGTCCGGATCTCGTCGAAGCCCTGTTGCTCGCCGGACTCGTCTATCCAGCCCTTGGTGGCGCGCTCGGCGGTTACTTCGGCCACGAACAGCGGCCGGTGGCCGAGAATGCGGCACCCGAAAACGGGGTGGAGCAAACCTACGATGAGTCTGACGACACGGTCACCGCCCCATCGGTGGAACAATCCGATGGTACGTCCTCGGAACCTCCGGCAGAAACCGAACAGACGCAGTAACGCAGGCAAACTACCGTTTTCGAAAACCGAATTCGACCGTAATCGGCCACGAGCGGCGTCGTCGATCCCGGTCAGAAACGACGCTCGAGAGGGTACTCAGAATCTCGTTGGTCGCTCGAGCGCCACCGGTGGTACCGAGGACGACCAGGATCATTCGGCGTTGCAGTGGCCATGCAGTCCGTAACGGCCAAAACGTTCCGCTTCATTGTTTCGGTATGAAGTTTGCGCCGGGCGCATGGCGGTACGCCCTCCTCCCACTGCTTGCAGCCCCGTTCGCGTTCATCTTTAGCGTGACCGCGAGCGTCGTTCTCCTCGTTCTGGGGGCCGCGACGCTCGGCTTCTTTCGCGACCCCGAACGAACGCCGCCACCGTCGGGCGTAGTCGCCCCCGCCGACGGCACCGTCTCGGTCTGCCGGGAGGAAGGCACGCGGGTTCGCCTCGGGACGTTCATGAACGTCCACAACGTCCACGTGGTTCGCGCCCCCTTCGACGCGACAGTCCACGAGGCCGAACACGTTCCTGGCGCACACAAACCGGCCTTCTCGAAGGACTCCGACCGGAACGAGCGAGTGCACCTTCGGCTCGAGCCTACCACGGGCCGGGCGTCGACCGAACCGGACACCACTGACGAAACGAACGCCGACGACGACTCGAGTCCGGCCGCCGAGGTGACGTTTATCGCCGGTGCGTTCGCCCGCCGGATTTTCCCCTACGTCGAAACCGGCGAGTCGATCGAACGCGGCCAGCGGATCGGACACATCGCCTTCGGCAGTCGGGTCGACGTGGTGTTCCCGCCCTCCGTTTCACCGGACGACCTGGCCATCGAGATGGGCCAGAAGATGACCGCTGGCGAGACGGTAATCCTCGAGCCCGATGCTGATACGGGGCTCGGGATGAGTAGCCTCGAGGGCGAAACGGGGCTCGAAATGGGTGGCCTCGACGATGAGGCGGTCGACAGCAACGGCGACGGTTCCACAGAAGACGTCGCGAACTGACGCTACGGACACCAACGGTCGACTCGCGGAAACAGTGGTCGACTCGCGGAAACAGTGGTGAACTGCCCAAAAAACTGTCCTGACGGCCTCAACTACCGCTTGTCGTCGACCGCCGCCCGTGCGTCCTCGAGGTGGCGGCGTTCGACGACCACCTCGTCGGCGCGGTCGTTCGCTTCCGCCGGGCCGTACTTCGTCGCGACCTCCCGAATCGCCCGCATCGAGGCGTCGCGGACGAGCGCCTCGAGGTCGGCGCCGGTGTACCCCTCGAGGTCGGCGGCCACCTCGTCCAGGTCGACGTCGTCGGCGAACGGTTTGCCGCGGCTGTGTACCTCGAGAATCTCGCGGCGGGCCTCGAGATCCGGTTCGGGAACGAGCACGTGGGTGTCGAGTCGGCCGGGGCGCAAGAGTGCGGGATCGAGGTGCTCCTTGCGGTTGGTCGCTGCGAGCACGACGAGGTTCGGGTTCTCCCGCATTCCGTCGAGTTCTGTCAGCAGCTGTGAGACGACCCGTTCTGTCACCTCGTGGCTGTCCGCGCCGCGGCTGGCGGCGATGGCGTCGATCTCGTCGAAGAAGACGATGGATGGTGCTGCCTGTCGGGCGCGCTCGAAGACTTTTCGGATCGCTTTCTCGGACTCGCCGACGTAGCGATCGACGATTTCGGGGCCGTCGACCCGGACGAAGTTGACGTCGGTCTCGCCGGCGAGTGCCCGCGCGAGCAGGGTCTTCCCGGTTCCCGGCGGGCCGTACAACAGCACGCCGGATGGCGGATCGGTGTTCGTCCGTTCGAAGAGCGTCTCGTAGGTCAGCGGCCACTCGACGGACTCCCGAAGCACCTGTTTGGCGTCCTCGAGGCCACCGACGTCGTCGAAGTCCATGTTTGGCGACTCCGCGACGTACTCCCGCATGGCCGACGGTTCGACGGCCGCCAGCGCCGTGTCGAAGTGGGTCTTGGTTACGGTCGGGTTCGTACTCCAGGTGGCACGCTCCTCGGCGTCGGTCGGTCGGCCGCGGATCGCCGCCATCGCGGCCTCCGTGACGACTGCGTCGAGGTCAGCACCGACGAAGCCGTGGGTGCGACTGGCGATTTTCTCGATGCTCACCCCTTCGTCGAGGGGCATCCCGCGGGTGTGTACCTCGAGGATCTCGCGGCGACCGTCCCTGTCGGGGACGCCGATCTGGATCTCACGGTCGAAGCGCCCGCCGCGACGGAGCGCGGGGTCGATCGAGTCGACCCGATTCGTGGCCCCGATAACGATGACCTCACCGCGGGCGTCGAGACCGTCCATGAGGGTGAGCAACTGGCCGACGATCCGGTTCTCGGCGTCACCCTCGTCGTTTCGCGTGCCCGCGATGGAGTCGATTTCGTCGAAGAAGATGATCGTCGGGGCGTTCTCGCGGGCCTCCTCGAACGTCCGGCGAAGCTGTTCTTCGGACTCGCCTTTGTACTTCGACATGATCTCCGGGCCGGAGATGGTGACGAAGTTTGCTTCGACCTCGTTGGCGACCGCGCGGGCGATAAGGGTCTTCCCGGTGCCGGGCGGGCCGTAGAGGAGGACGCCCGAGGGTGGATCCACGCCGAGGCGTTTGAACAACTCGGGCTCCGAGAGCGGCAGTTCGATCATCTCTCGCACCTGCTCGAGTTCCTCGTCGAGGCCGCCGATGTCCTCGTAGGTCACGCCGGATGGCCGATCCGGCTTCGAGGGTTCAGACGGTGAGGCGGACGGCTGAGACGGCATCGACGGCCCGGAGCCGTCTGTATCGTCGAACACGAGGACGGTCGTCGAGCCGGTGATGCGGACGTCACCGGCGGGCTCGGTTTCGACGACGCTGAACGGCTCCGGCGCGACGCCCTCTATACGGATCTGTTCGCCGGCTTTGATCGGCCGGTTCCGGAGTTTCTGGTTGGCGACGCGCTCGGCGAGCCGTGATTCGGCGTCGCTCAGCGATGGTGGTGGAGACAGCGTTACCGTTTCTGCCTCCCGGATTAATGTCTTGTCGGCGGCCATCACTCGGACTGTATCACCGACGTTGACGCCAGCATTCGCTCGCGTGTCGCCGTCGATCTGTACCACCTGTTCGGGTATCGCCGGATCGGCCGGCCACATCTTCGCGACGGTCTGTGTCTCGCCCTCGATCACGACCGTGTCGCCGCTCAACACGCCGAGCTTTCGTCTGGCTAACTCCGGGATGCGAGCGACGCCACGACCTGCATCGCGCTTTTCGGCCGCGCGAACCGTCAGCGTCACACCATCGTCGTCCGACTCGCTCATGATCGTTCCTTGCAGTCGAACGACCTTGAGAATTGCCCACGTCGATGCGGACTCGAGACAATCGATAGGCTTCTTGCCCGGGCGTGGAAAAGCCAGGTATGGTGTGTCCGGGAACCGAAGTTCGCACTGACATCGACCGCCTCCGCTCTGTCGATCGGTCTTCATCTACTGGGTCAATCGTGTGTCGTACCCACCGACGGATACGCTGGCACGGATGGGGACGATAACGATGTTCGGACGGATGCGCGAGGACGTTCGCGCGATGGCCGAACGCGATCCGGCTGCGAAAAGTGCTCTCGAGGTGTTCCTCTGTTATCCCGGGTTACACGCCCTCTGGATGCATCGACTCGCCCACCAACTGTGGCGTGGCAACTGGCGACTGCTCGCTCGAGTCCTCTCACAACTCGCCCGGTTTCTGACGGGGGTCGAAATCCATCCCGCCGCACGGATCGGCCGGCGGGTAACGATCGACCACGGCATGGGCGTCGTTATCGGCGAAACGGCGATCGTCGGCGAGGACGTCCACCTGTATCACGGCGTCACTCTCGGTGGGGCGACGAACGAACCGGTGAAGCGGCATCCGACGCTCGAGGACGGGGTACTCGTCGGGGCCAATGCGACACTGCTCGGCGACATCACCATCGGCGATGAGGCGACCGTGGGCGCCGGTTCTGTCGTCACGGACTCCGTCGAGCCAGGTGCGACCGTTGCCGGCGTACCGGCCCGGAGAGTGGACTGATCGGCTCTGGCGGAACTGTTTTCGGGAATCGTTTCATGACCACCGACGAGAGCCTCGAGTGAACGACCTCGATCCCGGAGCGGAGCGACACCGATTCCGGAGCAGGACGACATCGATCACGGATCCGACTGACGATCGTCCTGTACCGCTAAGGGGTTCGAGCCCCGAGACACACTCGAGACGTACATGTCGCCCTCGCACGACCGAACGAATCCACCCGACTCGTCGCGAACGCCGGCAGCTAACGCCGAACTGGCGCTGTTACTCGAGGTTGCAGGGACGCCGAAACCCGGAAACGTCGACCGACGCCGCGATTTTCCCGACCTGCGATTCGAACACTTTCTGGCCGGTGCGGTCGGCGCTCGGCCAGGTCTCGAGCGCGCGGAACGCGGCGAGGCGATCGGGGCGACGTTCGAACGAGCCGTCGAGGGGATGGCAGCACAGCGGGGTGGAAACACCCAGTTTGGTAGTCTCCTGTTGCTCGTCCCCCTCGTCGCCGCGACTCGAGCGGAACGCGAACTGGATCACCAGACCGCCAGATCGACCGTCGAGGCGACCACGGTCGAGGACAGCGTCGGGTTCTATCGCGCGTTCGATCACGTCGACGTCTTCGTCGACGACCCGCCGGCTGACCTCGAGCCACTCGACGCTCGTCGGGGCAAGGATGCGATCCCGGCGCTCGAGGAACGGGGCATAACGCTGTACGACGTGATGGACGCGAGCGTCCCCGGCGACGACGTCGCCCGGGAGTGGGTCACCGGGTTCGAACGGTCGTTCGAGACCGCCGATCGACTGGCAGCGCTCGATCCGGCCCGTTCGGCGACCGACCGCGTCGCCTCGGTGTTCCTCTCCTTGCTCGCGGAGCGGCCGGACACGCTCATCGAGAAGCGTCACGGCGAGACGGTCGCCGCTGACGTCACTGACCACGCCACCGACCTTCTCGAGTCGGGTGGCCTCGAGACCGTCCCTGACCGGGTCGACGCCTTCGCGGCCGATCTCGTCGACCGCGGCGTCAATCCGGGAACGACGGCCGACATTACCGCTGCGGGGCTGTTCATCGCCCTCGATCGGGGAGGGTTCGACCTGTGAGCGATCCCGAGGCCGACGGCGGAGCGGAACACGATGGAGAATCGATTGGCTGGCCGATCGACCTGGACGGCGTCGCCGAAACCGTCGTCACGACGCTCGGCCCCAACGGGCTGTGGAACGTCGCAGCCCTCGGCGTGTTCGCCGGCGACCCCGCTCGAGCCCGCACCTGGGGGAACACCCGGACGCGCCGAAACTTCCACCGGCAGGGCGAGGGCTACGTTCAGTTCGTCCACGACCCCGTCGACTTCGTCGACGCCGCCTTGACGATCACCGAACGGGACGACCCCGTCCTCGACTCGGCCGACGCCTGGGTGCGGGTAGCAGTCGAGTCGGTCGATTCGGGGACGATCGACGGCACCGACTGGGAGGAGTGGACGCTCGAGCCACTCGAGTCGGTAATCGAACACGAGACGGTGACGCCGATCAACCGCGGGTTCGGTGCTGTCATCGAGGCGACGGTCGCCGCTTCGCGACTGGAAGTCGACGGCTACGATCGGACTGATCTGGAGAGCCGCCTCGATCACGCACTCGACGTCGTCGATCGAGCAGGCGGGACGCGTGAGCGCCAGGCCTTCTCGAGGCTCGTCGCCGTCAGCGAGTGGACGCCCTCGCGCGATCGTCGTGCGGTGATCGAGTGGCTGTAGCTGGAGTTGCCACGCGTCGAGCGGGCGGCGAACGGGTACTGTGACCGAACCGTCACCTGCCGTCGCAAAATGGTGCGATATAAGAGTCTCTAGACGGAAGCCCACGTATGGCCATCAAACCGGCATACATCAAGAAGACCGGGAACGTCCTCCTCGAGAAGTACCCGGAGGCGTTCACCACCGACTTCGAACAGAACAAAGACAGCGTCACGGAGCTGACGAACATCGAATCGAAAGGCGTTCGAAACCGAATCGCCGGCTACGTCACACGGAAGAAGGGCGCAGCCATTTCGGCCTGAACTGACTGTTTCACTCACTCGAGAACGGACGTTCCGAGCGACGGCACTCGTCCGTGCAACGTCCTCGTCTTTCAGGTCGTTTCGACCTCATCCACGATCGGGTCTGAGTTCGTCGATCACCCGACAGGCGTTTTTCGAGAACGCCCGACGGAGTTTGTCCGCGGACACGTCGAGTGTGAGGATCTCCATGATCGCCACGTTCGGATGCGATGCCGGCGCGCCGCTGCCGAAAAACACACGATCGGGATGCTCGAGTAATGCCCGCTCGAGAACGTCCCGGTAGCGGACGACGCTCGTGTCGAGATAGCAGTCGTCGATGAATTCGAGGCGATCGATCAGCTCGTGCATGAGCGATCGGTTCAACGGATGACCGCCGAAGTGTGAGACGATGACCGGAAAGCCGCGCCCGAGTAGGGTCTCGGCGAGGGTAGCGGGGGGTGCGCCCTCGCCACCGGCGACGATCACCGGGAGGCCGACGGTTTCCAGTTGCTCAAGGACGGCGTCGTCCGGCACGCCGTCGACGGTCGGGTCGAGGACGAAGCCGTGGAAGCGGTCGTCGTAGGCGTACTGCTCGACGTCCTCTGGGGTGGTGTGGTACGGCTGTCGTCGACGAAGGGCGTTTCGCAGCCGACCGGTCTGATCGGTGTCCGGTGCTTCCGCGCCGTTGATTCGGGCAAACGCGACGAAGGGGCGTTCGACGCTGAGTCGGGCAACGCCGTTGTTCGGGGCGACGTACGATTCCCCGGGTGTCACGCCCGGGAAGACGACCGATCTGACGATGCCGGCCTGATGCATCTCGCGCTCGAGTCGGTCTGGAGAGGCGGGCGTCGGCCCACCCCGCGGTCTGGTGGTCGCGTCGGGCGTCAACTGGGCGTGGACGTCGACGACGCGGAACTCGTGTTCCAGCTCGAGCATTCGTCCGGGTGTTGTAGCCCATCCCTCAAGGTGCTACCGGCTGCGTCCGTCTCACGACCGTGTGTCGACCTGTCGCACACAATCGCCAGAGGGGAGCGAGTTGGCACCGAAACAGTTTTATAGAAGTGCTGACGATACATCTACTGAGGTTCAACATGGCACAACAGCAACGCATGGGCGGACAGCCCCTGTTCATCCTGAGCGAGGACAGCAAGCGAACGCAGGGTCGGGACGCACAGTCGTCGAACATCATGGCCGGCAAGGCCGTCGCAGAGGCCGTACGGACGACGCTCGGGCCCCGCGGCATGGACAAGATGCTCGTCGACGGGAGCGGCAACGTCGTCATTACGAACGATGGGGCGACCATCCTGAACGAGATGGACATCGAGCACCCTGCCGCACAGATGATCGTCGAAGTGGCCGAAACCCAGGAGGACGAGATCGGCGACGGCACGACGACCGCCGCCGTTCTCGCCGGGAACCTCCTGGCCGAGGCGGAGGATCTCATCGAGCAGGACGTCCACGCGACGACGATCGTCGAGGGCTACCACGAAGCCGCTCGCATCGCGCTCGAGGCCATCGAAAACCAGGTACTCGACGCCGATGTCGACGACGATCTGCTCCGTCAGGTCGCCGAATCGAGCATGACCGGCAAAGGAACCGGTGGGCTGACGACCGAAGCCCTCAGCGAGACGGTCGTCGAAACCGTTCGGCACGTCGACACCGACGACGGCGTTCAGCGTGACAACATCGACATCCACACGCAGGTCGGCGCGTCCTCGAGTGCGACCGAACTGATTCCGGGTATCGTTCTCGACGAGGAACCCGCCCACGACGACATGCCTTCGACCGTCGAAGACGCCTCCGTGGCGATCCTCGACGTCGAACTGGGCGTTCGAACGGGTGAGATCGACGCCGAGTACTCGATCGACTCGATCGACCAGCTTAGTGCCGCGATCGACGCCGAAGAGGCCGAACTCCGCCAGTACGCCCAGGATGTCATCGACAGCGGCGTCGACGTGCTCTTTACGACTGATGACGTCGACGACCGTGTCGCCTCGCTGCTCGCTACCGAAGGCATCCTGACGTTCGACGACATCAGCAACAAGAAGGCCCGGAAGGTCGCCAACGCGACGGGTGCCCGCCGCATCGGCGCGCTCGAAGACCTCACCGAGGACGCCTTCGGTCAGGCCGACCGCATCCGCACGGAAACCTACGGCGACGACGACCTCGCGTTCGTCGAGGGTGGTGCGGCCGCCGAAGCCGTCACCGTCTTCGTCCGTGGCGGCACCGACCACGTCGTCGACGAACTCGAGCGAGCTATCAAAGATGCCCTCGACGTCGTCACCGCAGCCCTCGATTCGGGCGAGGTCGTTCCCGGTGCTGGCGCTACCGAAATCGCCATCGCCGACCACGTCCGCTCGGCTGCCGCCGGCATCGAAGGCCGCAAACAGCTCGCCGTCACGGCGTTCGCTGACGCCCTCGATATCGTCCCACGGACGCTCGCCGGTAACAGCGGCCAGGATCCGATCGACTCGCTGGTCGACCTCCGTGCGGCCCACGAAGCCGAGGGACGCGCTGGGTTGATCACCAACGGCGAAACCGTCACCATCGACGACCCCGTCGAGTACGGCGTCGTCGACCCTGCCGACGTCAAGCGTGAAGCTGTCGAAAGTGCCACCGAAGCCGCAACGATGATCGTTCGTATCGACGACGTCATCGCCGCCGAGTAAGGCGATCTTCCGTTTCTATTTCGTATCATCTTCAATGTAATTAGCCGACACTGTTAAGTGTTAACATGTGATATCTACAATCGTAATGTCCCACAGCCCACCGACTGATCGACTGACCCGTTTTGGGGGGCCAGCGAACCGGCCGGTCTACTACGACGACCGACGGGGGACGTACCACACGTGGTACGATCGTGGGGAGTACGAACCGGTGAGTACCGCTATCTTGATGGCCGTTTCATCGATTCGCGGTATCGACCCGGAGTATCTCGAGCCGCTTCGGGATGCGATCGATCCGGATGCGTTAAACGAGTTATTCAACGACTGGGACGGTCAAAAAAGGGGGCTCGAGTCCGTCGCCGTTTCGTTTATCTACGGACAGTGTACGGTCACGGTTCACGGCGATGGCGAGATCGTCATCGAACCGATGGCGTTACCAGTAACCTGATACTCGCCGAACCGGTTATCGCTCCATTCGAGCTACCCAGTGGCGTGGCGCATCGAGTTCGCTGTCGGATGGGAGGTTGTCGGGATGGTTCCAGACCTGGCTGGCGAACGTGAGGTCTCTGGCATCCGTGACGGCTTCGAAGAAGGCTTTTCCGCGTTCGTACTGGCGCTGTTTTAACCCCAGTCCGAGCAGTCGCCTGAACAGTTGCTGGAGTGGGCCACGACCCTGTCTCCGGGCGTCGAGTTTTCGACGGAGATCCTCGTACTCGTCGTCGAACGCGTGATCCATCAGGAGTTCGGCGTACCCCTCGACGACGGTCATCGTCGTATCGAGTTCACGAAACACGCTCCGGTCGAACGACCCCTCGGCGAGTGCGTCGATGCCGTCTTGCATCCGCGACTCGAGATGGGTCGACAGCCAGGGGGCAGCGCCGAACTCCGCGGCGTGGGTCACCTCGTGGAAGGCGATCCAGCGGCGGAACCGATCGGGATCGACCTCGAGAACCTCGGCCGCCTTCAGGATGTTCGGTCGGACGAAATATAGCGCGTGGTCGTCCTCTGGCGTCTCCGCGAGCAGGAGTGGGTCGTACTGGCCGAGCACGTTTCGGCCGAGAAACGCCAACAGGACGGTCATCGTCCCGGTATTGATCGTTCGCGCAGCACCCGGGAACGCGCCAAGCTGGGATTCCATCGGGGCCATCACGCGTTCGAACGTCTCGATGTTGGCGTCGATCCAGTGATGTCGGTTCTGAATTTCGACCACCTCGGGAACGTCGAACTCGAGTCCGGCGGCGGCCCGGACGCCCGCTCGCGCATCGCGGACGTCTCGAGCGTAAGCGGCCTGTTCGTCGGATTCGAGAGAGATCGATCCAGGCTCCGTGGCGGCCTTCGCGGCCTCAGAAGCGGCGTGCCAGTCCACGGCGGCGTCGCCGGAGGCGCCGGCAACGGCACGAACGCTATGAAAGAGATTCACACGACGAGATACGGGAACGGGGACAAAAAGGGTTCTGACGAAACAAACGAGAACGTACGGATCTGGATGTCAGTTTCAGACGTTCGTTGAGCGTGTCAGTTTTGGATGCGCCTCGAACGATCGAGCGAGACTCGAGTGATGATCGCTGGGCATGGGACGTCGCAGGTGGTCGGATCACTGGCCGACGGCGTCTCAAATACGGGTTCGAATACGACGGCATCTGTCAGAAAGTGTTGAGGTAGCGCAGGTTCGGCCGTTTCGGGGCGATTCAAGAGACGATGATGTCCGGTTCGTCCTGTTCCTCGAGTTCGGATTCGTCGTCGCCGCCGCGGAGTTTCTTCACGCCGATTGCGATGGCGACGAGCGCGATCAGGGCCAGCACGACGCCAACGGCAGCGCCTTTTCCTCCTTCCTCGTCGGCGGCCGCGGCGTCCTCGTCGTCGGTCGCTACGGCTTCGTCGGTGTCACTGGTGGTGCCGAACGGTGCCGCCTCACCGATTTCTTTGGGACCGAACTGGGTGTCACCGTCCAGATGCAACTCGATAAACGTGAACTTTTTTTCGCCCATAACACACAGTACGACGACTCGACATTTATCCTTTGTGCTGTGATGAGACAGGCCATAGCATTGCCACAGCACTCACCTCTCGAGGTCGGATCATGCCTCGAGACCGGGTTCCAACAGGTTCAAACCCCGACCGTTCGATTTCCGAGTATGGATACATCGGCTCGCGAGTTCCTCGTCGAGTTGCTCGAGACGCCATCGCCCTCTGGCTACGAAACCCGCGGGCAGCGCGTCTGGCTCGAGTACGTCGAACAGTTCGCGGACGACGTTCGTACCGACGCCTACGGAAACGCTATCGCCGTCCACGAGGGCGATCCCGACGCGCCGGAAATCGTCCTGACTGGTCACGCCGACGAGATCGGATTTCTCGTCAAATCGATCGACGACGACGGGTTCGTCCGCCCCGGGCGTATCGGCGGGAGCGACCCCTCCGTCTCCCGTGGGCAACACGTCACGATCCACACCGACGACGGCCCCGTGGATGGCGTCATCGGCCAGACGGCGATCCACCTCCGGGAAGACGACGGCGACGACCCCGAAATCACCGATCTCTGGATCGACATCGGTGCCGACAGCGAGGACGAGGCGGCCGAGCGCGTTCGGATCGGCGACCCGATCACGTTCTCCTCGACTGTGTCCTGGCTCTCCGAAACCCGCCTCGCTGCGAGAGGGGTCGACAACCGCGTCGGCACCTGGGCGGCCGCTGAGGGATTTCGCCAGGCTGTCGAGAACGGTACCGAGGCGACCGTATACGCCGTTTCGACCGTCCAGGAGGAACTCGGCATCAAGGGCGCGAAGATGGTCGGATTCGACCTTGAGCCCGACGCCGTCGTCGTCGTGGACGTCGGTCACGCGGTCGATTACCCCTCCGCGCCGAGCGAGAAGACGAGCCAGATGGAACTCGGCGGGGGGCCGGCGCTCGGCCGCGGTAGCACCAACCACCCGGTGCTCTTCGACGCCTTGCGATCGATCGCTGAGGACGTCGAGATCGACGTCCAGATCGAAGCCCTCGGTGGCGGCACCGGCACGGACGCGGACGGCTTCTTCACCGCCGCTGGCGGCATCCCCTCCCAGGTCGTCAGCGTCCCCAACCGCTACATGCACACCCCGGTGGAAGTGATCGAGACGGACGACCTCGAGGAGATTGCGACGCTTCTTGGCGCGTTCGCGAGCGAGGCCCACACGTTCACTCCGTTCACTGTGGACGTCTGAACGGGGTCGGACACTGACCTCGAGCGAGTCGATTCCTGTTTTGCGTTTCGGGCAATCGATTCGAGGTTCGAGTCGAACCGGCGCACGTGAAGCACCACCCAGGTTCCGCAGTACATAAACGCGATCAGACCCTACTGGGACTGCGTACCTTTAGTCCCCGGCCGAGTACACCCACTTTGGGTGCGATGACAGACCGGCGAACCCGGGTACGCGACACCGATAGCGACACCGTGTGGCGGTTCACACCGGCACACCAGTTGGTGGTTCCTGTGGAACCGCTCGCCCGGCACGAGGGTTAGCCAGCAGACGCGGCATGCCGCCTCGGGATGATGCTGGACGTTAGTGTTCCGGGTGATATTTTGCGTACACTAAAGGCATTTAACGGATAGGTGCGATGGAACGCGATGTCCCTCGAGAGAGGAGTCGACGACCCCACTCGTTTCTAACGGGGAGTGTAATGATGACCGCCCTGATGGTGCCCTCTCCTCACGGCATCGGATCGTCTCCTTGAGGCTCCCTTCATTGTTGCGTCGTCCGGGTCTCCCGGACGAGTTTGCCGCTCGATGCGGCGTTACGCTACGCCGACATCGCTCAGTCTGTACGCCAACGACGCTCCGTTATCCTTTAGCGCCCGCAGGTCAAATCGCTTCCAATGACCGCACAAACCGTCCAGCAGGGAGACCTCGTCACCGTCATCGGACTCGAGGTGCACGTCCAGCTGGAGACGAACACCAAGATCTTCTGTGGCTGTTCCACCGAACCCGCCGACGGGCCGAACCGGAACGTCTGTCCCGTCTGT of the Natronosalvus vescus genome contains:
- the thsA gene encoding thermosome subunit alpha, with the protein product MGGQPLFILSEDSKRTQGRDAQSSNIMAGKAVAEAVRTTLGPRGMDKMLVDGSGNVVITNDGATILNEMDIEHPAAQMIVEVAETQEDEIGDGTTTAAVLAGNLLAEAEDLIEQDVHATTIVEGYHEAARIALEAIENQVLDADVDDDLLRQVAESSMTGKGTGGLTTEALSETVVETVRHVDTDDGVQRDNIDIHTQVGASSSATELIPGIVLDEEPAHDDMPSTVEDASVAILDVELGVRTGEIDAEYSIDSIDQLSAAIDAEEAELRQYAQDVIDSGVDVLFTTDDVDDRVASLLATEGILTFDDISNKKARKVANATGARRIGALEDLTEDAFGQADRIRTETYGDDDLAFVEGGAAAEAVTVFVRGGTDHVVDELERAIKDALDVVTAALDSGEVVPGAGATEIAIADHVRSAAAGIEGRKQLAVTAFADALDIVPRTLAGNSGQDPIDSLVDLRAAHEAEGRAGLITNGETVTIDDPVEYGVVDPADVKREAVESATEAATMIVRIDDVIAAE
- a CDS encoding M42 family peptidase; this encodes MDTSAREFLVELLETPSPSGYETRGQRVWLEYVEQFADDVRTDAYGNAIAVHEGDPDAPEIVLTGHADEIGFLVKSIDDDGFVRPGRIGGSDPSVSRGQHVTIHTDDGPVDGVIGQTAIHLREDDGDDPEITDLWIDIGADSEDEAAERVRIGDPITFSSTVSWLSETRLAARGVDNRVGTWAAAEGFRQAVENGTEATVYAVSTVQEELGIKGAKMVGFDLEPDAVVVVDVGHAVDYPSAPSEKTSQMELGGGPALGRGSTNHPVLFDALRSIAEDVEIDVQIEALGGGTGTDADGFFTAAGGIPSQVVSVPNRYMHTPVEVIETDDLEEIATLLGAFASEAHTFTPFTVDV
- a CDS encoding zinc-dependent metalloprotease; the encoded protein is MNLFHSVRAVAGASGDAAVDWHAASEAAKAATEPGSISLESDEQAAYARDVRDARAGVRAAAGLEFDVPEVVEIQNRHHWIDANIETFERVMAPMESQLGAFPGAARTINTGTMTVLLAFLGRNVLGQYDPLLLAETPEDDHALYFVRPNILKAAEVLEVDPDRFRRWIAFHEVTHAAEFGAAPWLSTHLESRMQDGIDALAEGSFDRSVFRELDTTMTVVEGYAELLMDHAFDDEYEDLRRKLDARRQGRGPLQQLFRRLLGLGLKQRQYERGKAFFEAVTDARDLTFASQVWNHPDNLPSDSELDAPRHWVARMER
- a CDS encoding HalOD1 output domain-containing protein; translated protein: MSHSPPTDRLTRFGGPANRPVYYDDRRGTYHTWYDRGEYEPVSTAILMAVSSIRGIDPEYLEPLRDAIDPDALNELFNDWDGQKRGLESVAVSFIYGQCTVTVHGDGEIVIEPMALPVT